From Dermochelys coriacea isolate rDerCor1 chromosome 8, rDerCor1.pri.v4, whole genome shotgun sequence, the proteins below share one genomic window:
- the LEAP2 gene encoding liver-expressed antimicrobial peptide 2 — protein sequence MQCLKVTAVLLLCAALLTQIHCASLHHPSSQLTRQRRMTPFWRGISLRPIGAKCRDDSECVSMLCRKTRCSLRISRE from the exons ATGCAGTGTTTGAAAGTTACAGCTGTCTTATTACTTTGTGCAGCCCTACTTACCCAG ATACACTGTGCTTCCTTGCATCATCCAAGCTCTCAGCTAACAAGACAAAGGAGGATGACACCTTTCTGGAGAGGGATTTCCCTCAGACCCATAGGAGCCAAATGCAGGGATGATAGTGAATGTGTCTCTATGCTATGCAG GAAGACTCGCTGTTCCCTAAGAATTTCCCGTGAGTGA
- the LOC119860190 gene encoding cytochrome b-c1 complex subunit 8, whose amino-acid sequence MGGHFGNLERVRHVITYSLSPFEQRAFPNYFTKGIPNVWRRFRSQVFRVAPPFVVAYVVYTWGNQEFERLKRKNSADFENDE is encoded by the exons ATGGGTGGCCATTTTGGAAACTTGGAAAGAGTGAGGCATGTGATCACTTATAGCTTGTCTCCATTCGAGCAGAGGGCATTCCCTAACTACTTCACCAAAGGAATTCCGAATGTATGGAGGCGATTTCGTTCACAGGTCTTCAGGGTAGCTCCTC cttttGTGGTGGCCTATGTTGTTTACACCTGGGGGAACCAAGAATTTGAGCGACTGAAAAGGAAGAACTCTGCTGACTTTGAAAATGATGAGTAA